Sequence from the Amaranthus tricolor cultivar Red isolate AtriRed21 chromosome 1, ASM2621246v1, whole genome shotgun sequence genome:
AGAATCTTCTAAGAATATTCTCCTTACTATTTTCTGTACACTATAAGAAAGAAATCATCATTTTACTATTACCGGTACTCTTTTGGAGTTTAtctctattttaatttttcttttttactttgtaatatttttattttgaataatatttttatcactttttaatTCTTGTAACACATTTCTctcattttaaatattattcacATAATAAATTATGTCCAAGACTCTTtaacattttcttaatatttgtataaatCTTATCATTAAAGTGAGAGAGGGATGGTTACTAGAGTACTAGTACTATTGTCAATAGTTTCCTTTGTCACTCACTTTCTTTATTAAAGATTgtcacatttttctttttagttcgtctcttttacttttttatataattttttttttgagaaaatctTTCCCACAACTTTATTTTACTTTCATCTACCCAATTTAACTCTCCTTTAATAACATCTACATAATTTGAGCAAAATAAAACTGAGACGAAAAAGGTTGTAAAATACTATCccataaaacatttttttacctttttataTTTACTGATTACTAGGGATGGTTATAGGGCGGATCTGAGCGGGTGTGGCCAGACTCGGactcttttattttttgtagatTCAGACCCGAATTCAGatcctaagggtccaaaattttcagacccagaccctccGGATTTGATGGGTCTAAAAAAATCTATCACAAATAGTAgtttacaaatatttaatactaATTAAACATCATAGcgtattttacaaatatttaatactaACTATACATTCATAGCATCGTCCATATATACTTAAATTCTATCACAAACAGTAGTTCGAGtcaatgaaattcaaatacaaagtaATTACTAAAAACACTTGttcaaatcatagtccaatttgcataaaactaaatattatatatatatatatatatatatatatatatatatatatatatatatatatatatatatatatatatatatataatagaaaataaattaggATTAACAGTTAGCAATTAgcatatactatattatatatataaatagaaaataaatggGATATTGGGGTGGGAGCAAAATTTAGAATAATAGACAAAAGTCACAATGCTCAAAAAATAAGACAGTTTAGTGATTATAAGGCTTCAGGTCCAGGTCTGCGGGGCGGGTTTAGGGTTCGGGTCTAGAGGTCAGAGATCCTAGACTCGTCAATTATTTTTAGattcatatccgacccgaattcgATGggtcttaaaaaataaaaaccagaCCCCTAAAAACGAGGCGGATCCGAGACGAGTCTAACAGGATCCTGAATTCATGGCCATCCAACAGGTAAAAATTTTGTCACCCTACATTCTCTCTTTTCCTTTCACCTTAATTTGAcagaaaatttttcttttaagttCTATGACCCCACTAGACATGCTCTAAGAAATAGCAGAAAGAAAACCCATCGAACCAACCCATGGAATATGTAACAAATCTCTTTTTAGAGTGCAAAATATACAATGCTTCAACATTCAACGACGTACAACGTTTTTTGGATTGTCATTGTTAGGTTGAAcatgttaaaataatttagaaaaatctagaattttatttaaatataaaaatatctaaactaaagaattaaaaaataaaaatatctaagataatataatggaagtaactagaaaagtaattaaaaaattaaaaatatctaagatattttaagtaaacttgcactataaatacccattgatgtaattaattttttgtgcaatgaagaacaatattcattctacatattcactcatcttcctccccaaataaatccattcactattttaccatctaaattttcctacatttggtatcaagagctaattaaaaccaagacctccaaacaacctaaacacattaaccaacatactccacaataaaataaacctctaaccacaaaataaaaaatgacctcaaccactaattacccccaagttaattgggttcccacatttaagggagaaaaatatgaacaatgggcTATGCAAATGAGGTCAATATTTATCTCCCAAGATTTATGGGAATTAGTACAAGAAAGTTACGAGCAACCACCCAAAGATGACACTAAAGAGTCATCttgggatgaaacaaaaataaaacattataaacaaaataggataaggGATAACTATGCCATATCCCTATTATGTCGTGGAGTCGACGAGGCAATACTTACAACGATCATGCCTGCAAAAACAGCTACGGAGGCTTGGAGGATCCTGGAGACAAAATACAGAGGTTCCGAAgaggtaattctttttaaactccaatcactatggagagaatttgataatctattaatggcagaaaatgaaacaatacattcattttttgaccgagtcactaatatagtttatcaaataagatcaaatggtggtaaaatagaagatgaaaatgtgattcgaaaaatattaaggagtctttcacaaaaatataacattattgccacaacaatagaagaagttaacaagaaaaatttatctcaattaagtaTGCCCGAATTAATGGGATCACTACTTGCACATgaagatagattaaaaagatttaacgaagaaccactagaacaagcatttcaagctaaattaaaattttctaatggtgaaaataaaaatagtcattgtaaaaattatgaaaaaggacaaacatcaactaattgtagcaaggggagaggaaattttaaaaatcaaaggagtcgattaaataatcaaactgacctttattgtaaattatgtaagaaaactaaccacaatactaatgattgtcggtacaaatgtaaggtgtaaaaaacactctcacctcgaaaaagattgttggtatcgacaaaaagaagcaaactattccgaaaataataattccggagagcaaatattttacactggattaaatgcacaagaaaaagtaagtgacatatggtatattgatagtggttgttcaaaCCACATGACcggcaataaaaattattttgtcactcttgacgaaaatgttaaaacacacatcacacttggcgacggtaaaaaagaagatgtcgccggaaaaggaacaatcgccgttaaaacaaaaaatggctcatcaaaattaattcatgaagtttttatgttcccggacttgcacaaaatttattaagcgtaggccaattaattaaaaaaggatatatggttaaatttgagaataacaaatgtcaaatctatgataaaaataagggtcagATAATAACAACTGTTAAAATGGCTCCTAACaaaatattcccattaaaattgccatttgaagaaaaattggcaTTAAactcaataaatgatgaatccaccttatggcatttgagattcgggcatctaaattttaatagtctaaaactattaaaacaaaaagaaatggtaattggactgccatcaataaaaaatgaaagaagaaTTTGTGAAGGCTGTATATATGGCAAGATGCACAGATTGCCATTTCCTACCGCACCTTGGAGGGCCAAGGCTCCTCTAGAGCTTGTTCATGCAGATATCTGAGGTCCTACCAAGAATCCGTCTCTTggcggaaaaagatattttcttctattcgtagatgactactcccgcatgatgtgggtatatttcctggagaaaaaatcagaagcttttTCCCACTTCATGGAATTCAAAGCCCTCACAGAAAATCAAAGTGGGCATTCTCTTAAGATTCTTAGAACGGATCGTGGCGGAGAATTTACAAGCATCGAATTCAACAACTTTTGTAAGAAGCATGGGattaaaagagaacttacagcaaggcgtacaccacaacaaaatggtgtcgcggaaaggaaaaaccgcactatagcagagatggcccgcagcatgatgcagggtaaacatctacccaaaggatactgggccgaagctgttcacACGGCAGTATATATCCTCAATAGATCTCCCACAAAAGCAGTTAGGGATTTAACGCCATATGAAGCCTGGcacaagagaaagccaagagtagaacacctcaaagtgttcggatgcgtagcttatgcccacatcccaaaggagaatcgggaaaagctcgatgagaagggagaaaaatgcatattcattggatacagtcacgaaacaaaaggatatcgcctttacaagcctgaatctaaacaattaatcatctctagagacgcaattttcgacgaagcagccgaatggacgtggaaagaaaaagaaactgaagctcgcgaaggagatactctcctaagagatccaagtaaagaagacggagcagaccaaccaataaacccatcatctccgagtccaagtacacctgaaagtacaagatcattcccaagctcaagaagccaaacatcacgttcaactcctcaacatcaagaagcccgaagatcaacacgagatcggcaaccaccatcatggttacaagattaccattgtgaccaagcaatgatggctctcttctctagtgagctacaaacatttcaagaagcagcacaagaagaaacatggattgaggctatgaacgaagaaatcaaaatgattgagaagaatcacacatggaaacttgtagacaaaccacaagataaggaagtcatcggactcaagtgggtctacaaggtgaaacataatgatgatggctccatcaacaagtacaaagcaaggctcgtagcaaagggatatgcgcaacaaccaggaatcgacttcaacgaaacatatgcaccagttgtccgcatggagacaatcagaacagtcctggcattagcagcacagcatcagctaccagtctttcaactcgatgtcaaatcagcatttctaaatggagaactcGAAGAAGAAGTGTATGTCGAGCAATCGCAGGGATACgtcatcaaaggccaagaagacaaagtatatCGCCTTCGAAAAGTTCTGTacggactcaaacaagcaccccgagcatggaacagcaacatcgacaattatcttctccagcatggtttcatcaagagtcccagtgaaccttcactatacatcaagacacaaggtaacaactttctcattttatgcttgtacgtggatgatctaatctatacaggcacacacccaacgatgattgaagaatttaaaaaggctatgatgaaggagtacgagatgacagaccttggtacaatgaaatacttccttggcatacaaatcaaacaaagcccaggaaaaatatttctatcacaagagaaatatgcagaagaccttctcaagaaattcaacatgggtgaatgtaaaccgctggctacaccaatggcaatcaatgagaagttatcaaagtacgatggcaaaccaaaagtcgacggagcaatgtatcgaagcttggtcggctctcttatctatctcacacatacaagaccagatatagtcaacgctgtcagcatcgtatccaggttcatgagtgaaccgagcaaggatcatctaacagcagcaaagaggattctcagatacattaagggaacaaaaagctatgggatcatgtacgaaactgaaaaagatttcaagctcacaggatacaccgatagcgacttggctggaagcgtggatgatagaaaaagtacaagcgggtacgtatttcagcttggaaacaaggtggtctcatggtcatcaaaaaaacaggcgacagtagctttatcatcagcagaagcagagtacattgcagcaacaagtgcagcacgtgaagcagtctggctgagaaggatattaatcgatctacaacataagcaagagacaccaactacaatgttctgcgacaacatgtcaacaatagcaatgacgaaGAATCCAGTGTTTCATAGCAGATCAAAGCACATCAAGATACGACATCACTACATTCGTGAGTTAGTAGATAAGAAAGAGATCGAactacaattctgcaagacaggggagcagctcgcagacattttcacaaaacccatatcaactgaTAGATTTATCGTTTCAGAAGACGACTTAGagttcaagatttttcagattagggggagtgttaaaataatctagaaaaatctagaattttatttaaatataaaaatatctaaactaaagaattaaaaaataaaaatatctaagataatataatggaagtaactagaaaagtaattaaaaaattaaaaatatctaagatattttagtaaatttgcactataaatacccattgatgtaatcaattttttgtgcaatgaagaacaatattcattctacatattcactcatcttcctccccaaataaatccattcactattttaccatctaaattttcctacagaACATAAGGGGTTGCACTCTTAACTTACTATATCAAGAAGGTTTATGTCTTGGAAAATCAGTTACAACCCacctttaaatattattatataagtaataaaataaaggaTATTTGACCCATAAATTATTTTACTTCAAATGTAAGTCACAATCTTGCTAATTACTATCAAcactcaaaataataaaactacataaatattatatatttgaataacaatttaaaaggaaaataaaaggaAGGGAAATTAACgtgcttttttaaaaaaatgtaaagaaCTTCTTCCTTCCAGTGCTCGTCCATCCATTTTCCTCCCTTCCGTTATCTAAATGAAGGAAATACAATCTTCTATTTCCATTCCTTTTCTCCTATCCAAACATAATGTAAAAGAACAGTAGAGAAAGAAAGCAAAGATGATCATGTTTTTGTAGAGCTTTAGTTACTTTCACCTTTCTCCAAGCACACTTTGAAAGATAGTTTGTCAGTCATGGTGTCATATTCTGTACTTCTGTGCTCAGGAGATGAAACTCCACCAAGTCACATGAGTAACAATGAGTCAAAATGGGATGAAATGGCATAATTTATAAGCTTATAAGATGAGCATTTCTGAATTTCGGGAATAAATGATCAGACCTTGTTGGGATgctttatcccacatcgatgaGTTAAAGATTGTACGTACATTTTATAAGTCATTGGAGCTCTTcctcccattgccatatggttttggaatggTATCTCCTTGACTTGTGAAGTAAGTGCACCTTTGTGTTTCCCCGATTAGCTGGCATTGACATTAAGTCTAGCTCAATTTAACAAATCTCAGTTGCAACAACTATGGTTTAACTTTTCGGCCTCCTCCTGAGATACAATATGATCTAGCTTTGCAACCCCTTCCCTATTTTATAAGTCTGGCTTATCAGGCCTCTTGCTTTAAATGCCTGGCTTCACCTCTAAAGAAGTATAGGTTCAATAAGGACGGATTTGATGGAAAACCCGACCTTTGTAGGCTTTTGCCAAGTACAATGCAAGGAAAATTCTGCTGTCCTAATAGGTTTAGAGTGCGTATCAAATTCACCTATTAGAATTTCTATCCATTTTTTCCTGGGTTTGTCATTCAACTCATGTCTTCGCTCCTGAAATTTTCCGTTGGGCAGGAGAAATAGAGAATGCATAACCTCTACAGATACTGAATCATCTAACATGATCACATACCTGATTGTATACGCGAGCTTCGGAGACAGATCTTCAGTGTTGAATGTTCCACCCACATTAAGCACAATTACAGGGGATTTTAGCTTTGCCACTTCAGTCAATGAACCATCTCTGTTGCAAATGAAATCTTAACATGAGTTTGCACCCAAAAGATAAAGGAGCAAAAAATAAGTGAAATTTTTTGATAATGGTGGAATAAGGATAGAGAGAATGTATGAGGAGAAATGGATGAAGAAAATCTGATGACCAGAATCCGATAACATGATTaataagttgtaattttttatttatagtgGTTATAACTCGTAAATATTGGACTTTACtgctataatttataaatgaccTCTACTTCAAGGCTGTTTTTAACAAATGATTCATGGTAATATATTCAGGAAAAATCTCTTCTGATTACATCATCatatgttaaatactcttatcaCGCCCCCTCACATGGGAGGCCTTTGGGCTAGAATTTGGATGTAGCACATACCCTCCTTATACATGGCTTTGCAGTTGGTGAATATGGGGATTTTCTGAATAACCTAAGCAGTTGTTGTATCAAGGGCAGGAGAGAGTGCATGAagttgacattttttttttctagacgCTCAAGGGCTTCCGCCCTGGCACTCTTTCACTATTGATTGTAAGCTAGGTGCCCTTAAATGACAGGATGTGACAATataatgatcaacaaagaagaTAAATTCTAATGATTTGCTACAACATCATTCTAACACGACGAACAACATTTTAGTCCTATGTAAATACCTTTTGTTTGTTTGAGTCCATTCCCAGTCATTCCAATCGGTTATCGACACTGGTAAACCATCAATATCGAGTCTCGTTGACAGTATGAGAGCTTTTACACACAACATGAAGCAATTACAGTACTCGCCATCTGCCTTCTTAACGACCCAGAACCTCTGCTTTTAATCATTAATCAAAATTGAATCAAAAACcattataaaagaaaacaattcaAAAGATCAAAAGAACTTTTAGCAGGGAAACAAACAATAACATATGAAAATAGTTCAGAATTGTAAAACTTGTCTAGATATAAAGATCATTGATGAACTTGCCTTCTGTTTGTCGTTTATAAAAATTCCCGTACTGAGTTGCTCATAGATCTTGTGAATGGAGGACATGTCAAGCAGAGTGTCACACTGCTCAATGATGATGTTCAAGTTATGGGGCAGCCTATACCTTGCCTGAGACCATCCATACGTAGCCGCTTCTTGGCCAAAGTTAACAGGCATTTCGTGAAACTCGAGTTGTTGGAGGGTGGTCACAAATCTCAAGCCTAGAGGAAAGTTTTCTAACTTTCTACATTTACCAATCTCAAGTTTTTTAAGACCCAACATCGATCCCTTCTCGATTGTCCATTCCCTCAAGTTCTCGAGGTTATCAAGATAGAGCTCCTCAAGCTGAAGAAACGAGCCAATGTTGCAGATTGATGTAGTACCTTTGTAAGAATTCGACAGTCTTAAGCGCTTTAGGTGAGCCAATCCTCCAGCAACTACGATGGGATCCTCATCTTCTAGAGCACTATCCTTCAATTCCAAATCCAAAAGATTCGAGGGCAATATGTTAGACAGTTTCTCCACTTCTATTCTCCCTACCAATACCAGTTTGTGCAAATGTTGGTTGTGAGAGAAACTTCGATTTACACGTAATACAACACCAGAATTCCACTTGCAGGAAAATGATTGAAGCGTATCAGACATAAGGCTTGGGCAACTCAAGGCCGAATCCAAACCTATTTCCGTTGACACAACAACCTTCAACTTCTTCAGAGTTGTGCTTAGCTTTTTCATCTCTCTTGCAAACCATTTACCCTTTTCACATTTTATGCCCCAAAGTACTTGCAGGTTCTGTAGTGTATGCAACTTTAAGTCTTTAAGACTCCAAGGGCATTCAATTGGCAAATATAGATGCCTAAGTAGCTTAAGCTTGTACAAGATATCAGgaatttcaacatttttattagaCTCAACATTCCTGTAGTCTAAAGTCAATAAATACTTCAAATTTCCAATGGATTTAGGGAGTTCTGTAATATTTGAAGCGCGAATTCCAAGGTATCTCAAGTGTATTAAGCATCCTATTTGTGAAGGCAAAGCTCCAGTCGGAGTCTTAATTCCCCAAAGATTCAACAATCTAAGCAACTTGAAATTGTGATGGAGATTACCAAAGTCTAATTCTTCTTTAGAGACATAGGCAGAGTGTATTATAGTTGATCTTGTCAGTATTACAAGTGACCTCAAGTTTGGAGCCTGTGCAGGAAAATGTGTGCTGGAGAAGTCCAAGGAAAAAAATGTGAATTAATCTTGTATGTAAATCACGAGATAGCACACGTATAGAAAATATCAAATCCTTTTCACAAAAATACAATTACAGTCAAATGATACTTACTCGAGAAGCAAAATGAAAGTAACAAAGATAAACAAAAACATTATAGTTCCCCAATGCCATAAAATGAATCCCACGTACGTGAGGTTTAGGCCTTTAGGGAGTCTGATGCACGCAATTTTACCCTTGTTACTAATAACAAAAGAGGTTGTGAGTGCACATGATTAAATGAGTCCTTTTAATGTAGTTCATTACCAATATTAAGTGAATACCAACGATCTCATATGTAAATTCAACTTCTATTACCTGGAATGGAGAGCGACTCTACGTGATGGGATGTTGATTGCAGATGCATCATTGGCAGCAAAATTGACGTTAGGAGTAGAAATTCGAAAAAACCATTGTTCTCTAGCCTTTTTGATACAAAGTTCATGCAATAGATCATGAATGTGTATTGTTTTAATGGCTCCCTTGAAATTGGTCCTCACCACTCGAATTAAGAATCTTTTGCTCAATTCTTCTAAATGTTGCATTGCAACATCTTCTGTGGACATATACTCATTTTCAGTGACAAGACCCTCAGCAATCCACATCCTTGTAAGCATTCCAGCCGGAATTTGGCAATCTTCGGGAAATACACCAAGATAAAGAAAGCAAGGCTTGAGATCACAAGGTAAATCATTATAGCTTAGAGCTAACACGTCCCCTACTCTGCCATACAAGTGTGTACAATTACTTTCCATGACCCTAGATCGTACTGCTTCATTCACTTGTTGCCACTCTTGTATGCTTCTTTTTGTGTTTAAGATCCCGGCTAATGCTACTATAGCCAATGGAAGGCCATTACATTTCATAAGCATTTCCTTGACTAAACCCTCATAGCTTTCATTATCAAAATTTGTCtgacaattgaaaacaattttgCAAAATAGCTCCCGACTTTCCTCCATGCTAAGTGGTTGTGGCTCATGCACATATAGGTGCCTTTGAAGATTCTGGAATTGAACAACATCTTTGTTGCGAGTGGTGATCAGAATTTTGCTCCCCTTATTGTTGTTCAATAGCGGGAAGGCAGGAAGTACTTCCTCTAAAGCTTCTTTCCTCCACACATCATCCAAAACCACAAAATATGACTTCTTTTCTAGAATGATCCGGAGCTTTTCTACTAACTCGTCCAAGCTTGAATCGGCATTCAACTTGGATATCTCCATAGGGAAACTAACCTTCCTCAATATTTCGTATAATACACGCCTAGCACTCCATTCTTGAGAGATATAAACCCATGAACAACAATCAAAGCATTCCTTGGTATACGGATGGTTGTAGAGTTTCCTAGCAAGGGTGGTTTTCCCCGAGCCCCCCATACCAACAATTGAAACAAGATTTACTTGAGTGTTCTCTTCTCCCATCAATACTTCCACCAACCTTTTAACATCTTTTTCCAACCCAACAACATtctcaccatcatcatcataagaATAACTTCGCGGCTTTAGCCTTGAACATCTTTCGGGGTCACTTAATGATCTCATATCAAATACATTATTGATTCTTCTTACTCCGTTATCAACTAACCTATCAGTGATTCTCTTAACATTACTTTGTATCAATTCTATCTGCTTCCCTAAACTATAGGCCCGAGGTGCAGTATGTAATGTGGATACAAATTTCACAAACCAGCCCATATTACCTAGGAAATTAGCCTTTGCTTCAACTTCCAAGATATAAGTATCAATGATATCTTCAGCATCAAAAGCAAGTTTCCTGATTTGCTTGATCAAGGTGTAAATTTCCTTCCTTTCTTGCATTGCATCAGCATCTTGAAGATACTCTTGCATTAGTTCAAGTTCTGCTTGCAAACTTCTTACTTGATCTTCCACCTCAAATAACATTCGTCCCTCTTGAATTAACAAGGACCCAATCCATTGTATAGTCGATGCTACAAGAGAAGAAGGCATATTTCTCCTGGTCCAGTAGGTACCTTATGTTTTTACCTGTTAAAATGGATATCAACTAAGCATTTTTACCTTAAACCATATCATTAGTAATAATGTATATAACATGCTATGAGACTAGCACATCAGCTTGAACTTATGGTTAAGTAAGTCCCCAAACATAGAGACATGGTTATAAACGTCAATGTGACACAAGTTCATAAGTTCAAATCTAATCCATCAGcttaagttgtttaattgtGTTGGTCTCTTTACAATAAGTACTAAACTAGAAATCAGTGTTTATTATTAAAGCCTTAAACGTAAGATTCACTCTACGCTTGGTTTCCCTTCTTATCTTAAGTATTATCAAATGAAATACAAAAAGATGAAATGGGGAGATTTCTAGATCAaatttttgccaaaaaaaagGCTCACAGTTCCCCCCAAAACCCCAAATTTGTTCCGTtggattttataatttaatagtgGAAGCAGCGCAAAGTTACATGGGGTCGGGCATCCAGTTCCACACGtggtattagagtatataacatatcatgggacctcaactattagcttaaacttttggttaagttggttccttaacatggtatcaatAGCCAACGTGACAAAAAGGTCATGGTTTGAATCTCAACTACC
This genomic interval carries:
- the LOC130814112 gene encoding probable disease resistance protein At1g58602 isoform X2 — translated: MPSSLVASTIQWIGSLLIQEGRMLFEVEDQVRSLQAELELMQEYLQDADAMQERKEIYTLIKQIRKLAFDAEDIIDTYILEVEAKANFLGNMGWFVKFVSTLHTAPRAYSLGKQIELIQSNVKRITDRLVDNGVRRINNVFDMRSLSDPERCSRLKPRSYSYDDDGENVVGLEKDVKRLVEVLMGEENTQVNLVSIVGMGGSGKTTLARKLYNHPYTKECFDCCSWVYISQEWSARRVLYEILRKVSFPMEISKLNADSSLDELVEKLRIILEKKSYFVVLDDVWRKEALEEVLPAFPLLNNNKGSKILITTRNKDVVQFQNLQRHLYVHEPQPLSMEESRELFCKIVFNCQTNFDNESYEGLVKEMLMKCNGLPLAIVALAGILNTKRSIQEWQQVNEAVRSRVMESNCTHLYGRVGDVLALSYNDLPCDLKPCFLYLGVFPEDCQIPAGMLTRMWIAEGLVTENEYMSTEDVAMQHLEELSKRFLIRVVRTNFKGAIKTIHIHDLLHELCIKKAREQWFFRISTPNVNFAANDASAINIPSRRVALHSSTHFPAQAPNLRSLVILTRSTIIHSAYVSKEELDFGNLHHNFKLLRLLNLWGIKTPTGALPSQIGCLIHLRYLGIRASNITELPKSIGNLKYLLTLDYRNVESNKNVEIPDILYKLKLLRHLYLPIECPWSLKDLKLHTLQNLQVLWGIKCEKGKWFAREMKKLSTTLKKLKVVVSTEIGLDSALSCPSLMSDTLQSFSCKWNSGVVLRVNRSFSHNQHLHKLVLVGRIEVEKLSNILPSNLLDLELKDSALEDEDPIVVAGGLAHLKRLRLSNSYKGTTSICNIGSFLQLEELYLDNLENLREWTIEKGSMLGLKKLEIGKCRKLENFPLGLRFVTTLQQLEFHEMPVNFGQEAATYGWSQARYRLPHNLNIIIEQCDTLLDMSSIHKIYEQLSTGIFINDKQKRFWVVKKADGEYCNCFMLCVKALILSTRLDIDGLPVSITDWNDWEWTQTNKRDGSLTEVAKLKSPVIVLNVGGTFNTEDLSPKLAYTIS
- the LOC130814112 gene encoding probable disease resistance protein At1g58602 isoform X1; amino-acid sequence: MPSSLVASTIQWIGSLLIQEGRMLFEVEDQVRSLQAELELMQEYLQDADAMQERKEIYTLIKQIRKLAFDAEDIIDTYILEVEAKANFLGNMGWFVKFVSTLHTAPRAYSLGKQIELIQSNVKRITDRLVDNGVRRINNVFDMRSLSDPERCSRLKPRSYSYDDDGENVVGLEKDVKRLVEVLMGEENTQVNLVSIVGMGGSGKTTLARKLYNHPYTKECFDCCSWVYISQEWSARRVLYEILRKVSFPMEISKLNADSSLDELVEKLRIILEKKSYFVVLDDVWRKEALEEVLPAFPLLNNNKGSKILITTRNKDVVQFQNLQRHLYVHEPQPLSMEESRELFCKIVFNCQTNFDNESYEGLVKEMLMKCNGLPLAIVALAGILNTKRSIQEWQQVNEAVRSRVMESNCTHLYGRVGDVLALSYNDLPCDLKPCFLYLGVFPEDCQIPAGMLTRMWIAEGLVTENEYMSTEDVAMQHLEELSKRFLIRVVRTNFKGAIKTIHIHDLLHELCIKKAREQWFFRISTPNVNFAANDASAINIPSRRVALHSSTHFPAQAPNLRSLVILTRSTIIHSAYVSKEELDFGNLHHNFKLLRLLNLWGIKTPTGALPSQIGCLIHLRYLGIRASNITELPKSIGNLKYLLTLDYRNVESNKNVEIPDILYKLKLLRHLYLPIECPWSLKDLKLHTLQNLQVLWGIKCEKGKWFAREMKKLSTTLKKLKVVVSTEIGLDSALSCPSLMSDTLQSFSCKWNSGVVLRVNRSFSHNQHLHKLVLVGRIEVEKLSNILPSNLLDLELKDSALEDEDPIVVAGGLAHLKRLRLSNSYKGTTSICNIGSFLQLEELYLDNLENLREWTIEKGSMLGLKKLEIGKCRKLENFPLGLRFVTTLQQLEFHEMPVNFGQEAATYGWSQARYRLPHNLNIIIEQCDTLLDMSSIHKIYEQLSTGIFINDKQKRFWVVKKADGEYCNCFMLCVKALILSTRLDIDGLPVSITDWNDWEWTQTNKRDGSLTEVAKLKSPVIVLNVGGTFNTEDLSPKLAYTIRYVIMLDDSVSVEVMHSLFLLPNGKFQERRHELNDKPRKKWIEILIGEFDTHSKPIRTAEFSLHCTWQKPTKVGFSIKSVLIEPILL